One window of the Syntrophorhabdaceae bacterium genome contains the following:
- a CDS encoding Trm112 family protein, whose amino-acid sequence MPVSEELLRILCCPKCKGDIELNESKDGFICNTCMLLYPIKDDIPIMLIDEAIPVKPA is encoded by the coding sequence ATGCCTGTAAGCGAAGAGCTGCTCCGAATCCTCTGTTGTCCCAAGTGCAAGGGTGACATAGAACTGAACGAATCCAAAGATGGGTTTATATGCAATACCTGTATGCTCTTATATCCCATCAAAGACGATATACCTATCATGCTGATAGACGAAGCGATACCCGTGAAGCCGGCGTAA